The Girardinichthys multiradiatus isolate DD_20200921_A chromosome 9, DD_fGirMul_XY1, whole genome shotgun sequence genome segment CATAAACTATTCTCTGCAACTGTGATGTTtggtaaaaactgtttttattattcacaTGTAATGGCCACACGGTTTGTTTTGGATTATTGGACAATCGTATGGAAAACATTTCTAACCCAAAAATATAAATTGATGTAGATGCATTTCTTGTTCAACAAGTGTAAACAGGTGGAGGTCACTCACCAACTGTCTAAGCTGTGCAGCACAAAGGTGAATTTTCCATCCTTGTGCCCTGCATGCCACTCCTCTCTGATTGGCCATATCCTGTAAGGTGCACTTCTTCTCCTCTGAAAGAGAAACGACTGTCATTCTCAACTGCcaagatttcatttaaatacctTAGAGTAGCAAAATTAGAccgttttacattttaatttctaCTTCAACGATCAAGAAAATGATTCattcaataaaagacatgatAAAAATGTTGCCACTTTATGCTCTTATATTGTTATTTAAATGAATATGACTTCAATACTGACTGAAATAATTGtagttttgattttttccatAAATGAGGAGCTCTACAATAACTGGATTGAGCAGAACATAGGAAGATGACTCACCTTTGACCCGGATGTCGCTGTACCTCTGAAAGTGATGGTACGCAGCTTTCCAGGGGTTACGGTAGTGCCGCAGCAGAGTGATAGGTGGACGAGGCCTGACTGGCACATATCGAACTCCTTCTTCATCTTTAAGAGAAAACTACGTCTTAAAATCACGCACGGATCAAAGACACTTTAGTGGGATTTTATCAGTCGCTGTTAAGTCATACCAACATATTCCCTTGGAGGAGATTCACGTCTCTCAGCCCTGCCAGTGATGAGCCTTCCTGGGGCCTTCTCTTCATCTGTACTGTTGGTTTCCACCATCTCACTCTCCTCAGTGGAGATAACATGCTGCTGTTTGCGAGGTTTCTTCCTTGGGGAGGCCCCATGGACCAGATCTCCTGTACCAGGAGGGTTCAATGTGTTAGCCTGGGTAGGGATGGCTGGTGCTGAGGACAAATTCACATTGGGATCTAAAGGGATGCACATGTTCATGTGTGATtcaatgttttagatcaaatcCCTGACATCTGGAAGACAAACATGTACCTTACCTGACTGTGAGGTGTCCATCGTTTCTACCTCCTGCTTGATTTTAACATCTGAGCAGGTGGAGCTAGCGGCACATGTTGCAGTGCTACTGGCTGCAGGTTGCGTGGGGGAGGCCACGGTGTTGGCCATCGAAGCAGGAACAGGGGGTGTCACCGCCATGGCCGCTGGCAGGGAGAGAACAGAGGAGGGTTGGGAGGGAGGCACAGGCCCGGGTGTGGCGAGCATGGTGGGTATGGCCTGGGTCAGGTGCTGGGGGTTAGACGCCTGCTGCTCCCCTCCTTGAGCAGGCAAAGCTTCTACTGTAGCCATGACTGGAGGAGCAACGGCCATGTGGACCTCAGCCTTGGGTTTTGCTCTAATGAAAGGAAAGAAGTATCAGCTGAAGGGTTCATTTAGGACATGCCAATGGGACCAATGTAAAACAAGCCCACCCTGCAGGCCGGGGAGATCCTGCTCCTCTCACACCACTATCAAGTCTGCCACTGCTGTGTTCACTGGACTGGGGAGGTATCAGGTTCTTACGAACAGATCTGGAAAACCCAGACAGGAAAAGAAAAGTTAGcttaaagaaaacctttaaaaactcCTTTTGGGAGCTGTGATGTGTCAGTGTGACCCTTCACCCGTCATTCGCAGGTTTCTTTCGCAGGATGCTGGGACGGGGGGAGGGACCCGAGGTGGGAGCTCCTCCTACTCCTCCTCCCTGTGGGTGGGCTTGCACCATGGTAGCTACTGGCTGGGTGGTGCCAAACGTGGTGCTGATGGGGCTCGCTACGAAGCCGTCAGCCAAAACAACTCCTTGAAACAATGAAATATCAATCACAAACAAGCTCCAACTGCGTTAAGAAACTAACAACAAACTCTTTTCATTGAGGCAGAATCAGTTGAACAACTACCTGGCTTTGCTTCGGACTGCggctgttgttgctgctgtggcTGCGGCTGTTGCTGAGTGACTATAGGTGCCGGCTGTACTCCTTGTGTAGTGATTGATGCGGACGTGTGCAGGCCTTGGACTCCTATCTGTGCAGGCTGTATGCCCTGAGCAGCAATCGGTGACGGCTGGATCCCCTGGGTACTGATCTGTGCAGATGGGAGACCGATCCGATCTACCGCCATCAGTTGCATATGGTTCAGGTGGACAGTGGTGGCCACGCCCACTCCAGCCTGAGTGGGCAAGGCTGAACTTGGAGCTTGAGGGGTGACTTcagaaagtgaaaaacaaaaaagttatgaaatgtttttgtatcaaattttgacaaaatataaaatcatcacaTTAGAAGTATGAACTACACACCACATGAGACATTTTGCATTCCAACCACAACATTTcaagtgttttattgggattttctggGATAGAATAAAATTATAGAAATCCTCTAAACAGTAGAtacagtccacctgtgtgtaacataatctcagtatgaatccaGCTGGTCTGTGAAGAccccagaggtttgttagaggacattagtgaacacacagcatgatgaagaccgaggagcacagcagacaggtcagggacacagctttaaagcagggttaaattgtaaaacaaaacccCAAGCTTTGGATATTTCAAGAAGCGCTTGTCAAGCTATGAAAATGGAAATGGCCGAACTGCAACACTACTGTATGACAGTCCATCTAAACCAGAGGTCTACAAGCTGCGGCCCCGGAGCCGCATGTGGCtataataacaacaaaaacttttttctgtattttttggcAATTTCTGCAAAGTATTTCTACAATAGAACTAAATCAGTGACGCAATTAACATATAGTTTTACaaggaaaaagaaggaaatgCATCTATTCTTTTTGTaagttagatttttcttttattctaaaactaaaaatagaaatacaatTGTTGATTCTTTACTTAAtcatagaaaaaatatatattttgaagCATTTTGAACAGATATATTGTGCTTTTTCAAAGCGGGGTGCAACTTTGTGACTCTGGAGAACGTTCCATCACTCACTCTTTGGATGGTACAGGTAGCTGAACCCTGACCTAAACTCATGGGCCAGGCAAGGCAAGCATTATTCAGAAGTAGCCAAAAGGCCCAAGGTACTTCTGGAGAAGCTACCGGTCAGGTGGAGAAATCCATTTAACTGGACAACTATTGGTCAGGCATTTTGCAAATCTGGACTTTATGAAAGAATGATAAGAAGAAagtgattattgaaataaagcCATCAGCAATGTTCCCTTTCCAGTTTACCATAatccatgtaggggacacagcaaacacatggaagaaggtgctctgctcagatgatTGAACAAGCAGTTAACACGGCACATCACCCTCAACACTTCATCCCAAATGTGAAGCACAGTAGTAGCACTATCAATCTGTGAGGATGCCTTCCTTCAGCAGGGACCAGGAAGCCGGTTGATGGGAGAACGGATGGAGGAGGACAATCTTGAAGGAAAACTTATTAAAAGCTGGAAAAAACCTCAGACATTCTCCTGGTGGAAGAACGTCTGAGGATGACTCTATTTACACACCCAGGCCTAGTTAAAgtgcagacctaaatcctactgacaatctgtggcaggacttgAACATTGATGTTCTCCATTCAATATGACTGAGcattttgacaaaataaatagCAGACATTTTCACTCCAGATGTACAGAGCTCAGACTTGTAGCTCTAATTACAGCACAAGGTGGTTCTCTATTGGGTTAGCATGTTGAGTGCAGGCAACACTTTATCGTTTGTGAAAAAATGCAGAACTTTCTGTTCAATCTACATATAATCCCTActttttggtctatcacaaaagtttcaataaaagacattgaagtttgtggttagaATGTGACAAGAATGCaaaaaggtatgaatacttttgcaagtagTGTACATTTAGTCAGATTTCAAACAGACCAATATGACCTCAGCACAGCATGATTTCAGCAGTCATTAGTGAAAGCCTTAGTCCCAGTTAACCCTGAGtagcaggaaaacaaaacaggttAGCAGGCCTTACCTGGATACTGGCGGATGGTGGACACAGAGCTGCTGATGGGGGTGTACGTGTGAGTCAGTGGGTATGACGATGAATATGCTGGGAGGAAATACTGGAACTGTACTGGTACAGAAGGCCTGTAAGTGAggcaagaattaaaaaaaatcacattgttgAAAGTCAAGTTTACTTGAGACTTTAAGCTGCAGTATTAAACAAAGGTGTCAGTCTTATTTACAGTGGcttataaaagtattcacaccccttacacttttccacatattgtcacattacaaccacaaacataaatatgtttaattggaattttatgtgaaagaccaacacaaagtggtagactttgtgttggtctttgtGAAGtagaaattatacatgatttcttttttattctacaaatacaaaactgaaaactgaatacttttgcacaatgcaaaagtattcagcccccttattcaatactttgtagaaccacattttgctgcaattacagctgcaggtcttttagggtatgtctctaccagcttttcacatctagtgactgaattttttgcctattcttctttgcaaaacagctcaagctcagtcagattagatgtaGAGCGTTAAGAACAgatgttttcagatcttgccacagattctcagttgggtttaggtctggactttgactgggccattctagcacatgaatgtttgttttaaatcattccattgtaaccctggctttatgttagggtcattatcctgctggaaggtgaacctcctcccCGATCTCAAGTCCTTTCACAGACttcagcaggttttcttccaagactgccctgtatttgactccatccatcttcccatcaactctgatcaccttccctgtccctgctgaagagaagcacccccagagcatgatgctgccaccaccatatttgacagtggggatggtgtgttcagagtgatgtgcagtgttttgcattttggcaaGAAAGTTCAAATTTGGTCCCGTCtgacaactaatagttgtcctgtggacagattcccccatctgagctgtggatctctgcagttcatccagagtcaccatgggtctctgatcagtgctctccttgttcggccTGTAAGTTCAGGTGGacagccttgtcttggtaggtttgcagtggtgccatactcttttcatttccggatgatggattgagcagagctccgtgagatgttcaaagcttgggaaatctttttataagcctgctttaaacttctccaccacCTTATCCCTAACCTGTCTGGTGTTTACCTTAgacttcatggtgctgtttgctCCCCGATATTCTCTTAATcaacctctgaggccgtcacagagcagctgtatttgtactgagattagatgacacacaggtggactctatttagtcattggCAATCATCAGGAcacttctgaaggcaaatggttgcactcagagtaaaggaggctgaatacttttgcactccgcacttttcagtttttttatttgtaaaaaatatttgaaatcatCTATAATTTCCgttccacttcataattgtctatcactttgtgttggtctttcacataaaatcccaataaaatatatttatgtttgtggttgtaaagtcacaatatgtggaaaagtttaaggggtatgaatacttttataagCCACTGTAAGCAAGGTGCCTTCAGTTTAACATATGCCAAACTAAGTTTAATTTCTTTTCGTTcaagaaaactaaataaactgCTAAAAAGGAAATCAAGTTATTTTAACATCTATTTAAAGCATAAAACATAACGACTTTAGCAGCTGCACAGAAATGATATAAAAACTGCATATGAAACCTTTTTGTTCTCACCTGTTGTCACTTCTGGTTTCCATGGTGACAGGGTTAGGAGACGACCTGTGTCCTGGGATGGGGATGAGGTTGGCTCTCTCTCCCGGGTATTCAGCCTGGACGCGGGATGAAGAGTGGGCAATCGGCTGTGGGACCACTTTAGCTGTGAACGGCACAGGACAGTTACTGCAAACTGAGCGCTACATAGGCCCATCCGGACCAAACCGGGCTTTTCaaacaaatggcaaaaaaaaaaagaaaaagtgacaGACTTACCAACAGGGATAGTGGACGTGGTCACTGCTGTAGCATGAGAAGAGTGGGACGCCATTGTCATGGTGACAATAGTGCTACTGGTCATTTGGGTATGAGGTACAGAACCTAAGCAATAAAGAAAGAATGGTTttagtgtaaaaaaacaaaacactaataATGAAGTTCCAACAATGTTTACTTTCTGTGACTCGTCGAGACAGAGTTACATACAAAACATCAGTACCTATCGTGGTCGTTGATGGCACAGTGTTTGTGGCGACTATTGGTGCCACAGTGGCAGCAGCGACAGGAGTCACAGTACTGAAGATAGGCTTCTGTTTGAAACAAGACACACGGATACCTCTGGTCATTCCATAAAATAACACTTCTAACATTTGCACATCACAAAGCACAAACCTGGGCCATGGTGTGGGGCGGCTGGGCTTTTTGAGCTCCAATCGCTGGGTGTGAGGGCAGAGTGATCCGTGTGGCCGAGTCTCGTGACGTCTGAGGCCTCTGAATACTGACGGTAGCAGGAGGGGGGTGGATCGTCAGCGCTGGACGCCTGTAACAGGATAATACTAAGATCACCAAATTCTTCTCTGCACCAGCATATGAACTGGATGGAGGTACAGAGTTAACAGTAACCTCAAATCTTTACTGTTGGCTCCAAAAAAGCATTGGGATGTTCAAACTATGGTCGagaagttttcttttatttttgttttttttttctaaataggcCTGTTCTTGAAGAAAAATATACACCTAGTATTCAAGTGACATAAGTAGTTAATTACATTAAGTTACTTTTGGCTTTGCGTTCATTAATCCGTTCATTAACAGCCTGTTAAACGTTACTGGGTGATATATTTAATCATTTGTTtggcatgtacaggggttggacaatgaaactgaaacacctgtcattttagtgtgggaggtttcatggctaaattggaccagcctggtagccagtcttcattgattgcacattgcaccagtaagagcagagtgtgaaggttcaattagcagggtaagagcacagttttgctcaaaatattgaaatgcacacaacattatgggtgacataccagagttcaaaagaggacaaattgttggtgcacgtcttgctggcgcatctgtgaccaagacagcaagtctttgtgatgtatcaagagccacggtatccagggtaatgtcagcataccaccaagaaggatgaaccacatccaacaggattaactgtggacgcaagaggaagctgtctgaaagggatgttcaggtgctaacccggattgtatccaaaaaacataaaaccacggctgcccaaatcacggcagaattaaatgtgcacatggtctgcacagtcaccaggtctaaatattattgagccactttggggtgttttggaggagcgagtcaggaaacgttttcctccaccagtatcacatagtgacctggccactatcctgcaagaagaatggtttaaaatccctctgaccactgtgcaggacttgtatatgtcattcccaagacgaattgatgctgtattggctgcaaaaggaggccctacaccatactaataaattattgtggtctaaaaccaggtttcaggttcattgtccaacccctgtatgttgccatttttattcaaattaaccGCATATAACATTGCATTTAATTATATTGAGTTTGGGGGTTTATGGTACAGTTAGCTTCTACGGCAGGAATATTACCGAGAACCTGTTCGAAAcaggaaaactggaaaaatgtaGGAGCAGATAGGAgggagaagaaagaaagaggagAGTCAGGGAGAGGATGGAAGAAAGAAGTCAGAATACTGTTACACGACAACGATCCATTTAAAAATGGGATTTTTCTACCGTTGCTGTTAACACATCCACACAATAACCATATAATTCCAATCTACAAACTGGTCGGCAGCCGTTATGTTGTTCACAGTCATTTCTACTGATTTTGATCATACTGCACATGTGCCAGGGCTTCCCATAAGAATCCATTTTTCTCGTCTTCACGACAACCAAGACTGGAcgttttcaaaccattacatATTCAGCCTCAATCAGGTCTTGAAATTGTAAATATTAAACTTTCCACTAGTTACAGAATGCTGTGGGTGGATGATCTCATCTTGGGCCCAGGCACAGCTGTCAGCTAGCCTGCCACAGGACTCACGATTATACACTGTGCACAATTATTAGGCCAGTCTTTACAACCTCAATTCCAATAAAGTGGGGATGTTGtgtaaaaggtaaataaaagcagaatataattatttgcaaatcctgttcaacctatatgcaattaaatacactaaaaagacaagatatttaatgttcaatttttttttaatacttgtaacaagatccaaaaaattcaattcaaaaatacttgaaaaaaGGCTTTGTTTAAGTGAAAATTATAAAAGTCAAAACTTTCCGATAAACATTTCtgacattttaaaggttttcttgatATTTTGACAATTAACGTTTTGTGCAGCAGGAACCACAGACTCCCAGACACTGTTCAGAGAGGTTTACTGTTTTCCTTTACTGTAAATCTCCAGCTTGGAGTTAGAAAATATGCCTAAAAATGATCATATGGTCAAAATACTTGCTCGACTAATAATTGTGCACAGAGTGTAAAGTTAGGCTCAAATTGTGTAatccccctggcagatttaaagttatttttaatcatGGAAAGAGTATGCCCAAACTGCAAGGAGAAGAAGATGATGATGTTCTGTATCACATGTAAAACTGTCAGATATAATGACTCTGACTGGTTATGCAAATCATGAAAAATATTCATTTCTGTAAGACTTACCCATGTGTCACTTCAGAGTGAGTGACTGTCGGACTGATAACTGGAGACTGAGTTCTAGTTGCTGAAATAGGTGCCACCACAGTTGGAAGAACAGCTGTGGATGTTGTTACAGCGGGGCGGGACTGCACACAGAAGAGAAGGAACATGTAACACTCTTTTATAGGAGCgctttaaatcatattttacgTCCAAGGACTTTAACTCGCCTGGATAGTTTGGTGGATGATGTGCTGCACTGTGGGCTGGCCAGGGCCTGCGCTTGCTCCAGTGGCGGGCCGCAGGACTGTTTTGGAGCTGGACATGACAGCTGCTGCTGCGGCCCCTGCAGGGTGTACATTAACTGATGTAAAtacaatgctgtgaaaaagaTTTTGCAACCTTATAGAATTctaattttgcttttttgtcacaattaaatgtttcagataaaagaaatgttaataaaatcAGACAGAGAAAAACCTTGGTAAATGCAAtagtcattttttaaacaatttcatttattaatgaaaaagctatccaaaccaacctggccctacaGGAAAATACAACTACTGCATTAACCATGTTTGGGGATCTATTTCACATGCCGCACCAAGGCCGATACTGCCTGATATCTGGAATCAAGAAAtcccttaaatagaacctgtctgacaacatgaagcagaCTGAAATAGCCTCAAAATGTTACACATAATGCCCAATCTAAAGAAACTCAAAAACCGATGAGAagcaaagtcattgacatccgtcaatctggaaagggttacaaagctatTTCAATGGAACTCCGGTGAAACAGTGGAGaaattattcacaaatggagaaaacttggaACAGTGGAGTGCCCCCCCCCAGGACTGGTCAGACGACTGCTTTAGGGACACAATCCTACCTCGTGGTAAATGGGATGTGAAGGGCTGAGGAGGAACAGTGGGACCCCTTATAATGTGAATGTTAGCCGGCATTAGGTGGTGCAGGTTGCTGGAGTGGCCCTAAAACAAGATGAAAGCAGAACAGCTTAATAATCAGCCAAAACACATCAACATCCTTCATCAACATCCAAAGTTAATGTAGGGTGTATGCACACACCTGCTGACCACTGATGGTTGCCACAGGGATAGATGGGGTGGTGGGCATAGTGCTCTCTATGGTGACAGTAATGTGACTTGCCACCTTGGGTATATGAGCCTGGTTGGAGGCTGGTGCTGGGGCAATCAGACGACTTGGAATGGGTGGCTTAAGGACAGCCTAAAGAAAACCAAAGAGCTGGTAAATCCTATTTTCTGAAAAGCAGGACAGAACTGTTACTGGTCTGTGAACATTAAATGCATGTTTCCAAAATAGTTTCTGTACAATAGTGACAATAGTGTTGATTTTATTCCTAAAGATCTTATTCCTAAATCGGCCTCCAGATCTGAGTTGGAGAAACATATGGAAATTGTTTTAGTTCACAGTTGGcaccttgcagaagtatttataTGTGCGAATCATTCATGGTATGAAAACAGGTAACGTATCAGGTTACAACCAACATAAATGTGTTTCATTGGGGTTTTTTgtggcagaccaacacaaacaaatgcatatttgttaaagcagaaggaaaaggatacattattttgcaattttttttacaaatgaaaagatGAAAAGTGGGGCCTGCACTTGTActcagccctctttactcttTTACCCCCAAATAAAATTCAGAGAAATAcagcggtggcagcatcatgctgtggggatgcttttcttcaggtaGAACCGGGAAGCTAGCCAGAGTTGTTGGgaggaatgggcaaacatttcagtctctggacaaagctagtagagacataccccgaAAGACACTTACAGCTGCAGTGACTTTGTAAAGAAGACATATAAAAAAGGAGGGCCTTGATACAAATGCATTACCTGAATTTTATTTGTCAAACATTCAAATCATGtacaactttgtgttgatccagcagataaaatcccaatgaaataaactgaagtctgtggttgtaacttgacaaaatgtattttcaaggggtatgaatactaagcaaaaaattgaaaacataaaaaaacaagaactaaATGGAGATGGAATTAACCACAATATTCCTTTGTTTATCAAAAACAAACTATTATAAATAGTGGGTGATACCGAATAGTTCTCTCACATTTAGGTTTTTGCTGCATTTTATTTGCCCTGGAGGTTGGAAATCCAAGCTCAGAATGATACTGCACCCTAACTGATGGAAATTCAGTTGCAACTCAGACAACACTGACATGCTCAGAGAGCAGCAcgtcaaacaaataaaaaccaacagaTAACATTTTTACTGTACACTGGACAGTCCTATGTATGGTGAGGATAATTTTGCAGTGCGACTATGATCACTCTGTATCAACAAGAATATCGTATTAGTTTTTAAAGTTTCATAGTACTTTCTGAGACTGACATTTGATCAAGGAGGCAGTTCAATTCA includes the following:
- the sap130a gene encoding histone deacetylase complex subunit SAP130a isoform X4, producing MSSQQFSRHGLPAVSGGAAQIPAAANLVPVNQPSNPPVFTVSVGDGDGHRESDHGQQDHQPIAGGATLAFRDDKQETMVVRPYPQVQVHGQPQAAPQTVSIQPGTPVTLPAPAVHLPQGQPAVLNDGQMKAVLKPPIPSRLIAPAPASNQAHIPKVASHITVTIESTMPTTPSIPVATISGQQGHSSNLHHLMPANIHIIRGPTVPPQPFTSHLPRGAAAAAVMSSSKTVLRPATGASAGPGQPTVQHIIHQTIQSRPAVTTSTAVLPTVVAPISATRTQSPVISPTVTHSEVTHGRPALTIHPPPATVSIQRPQTSRDSATRITLPSHPAIGAQKAQPPHTMAQKPIFSTVTPVAAATVAPIVATNTVPSTTTIGSVPHTQMTSSTIVTMTMASHSSHATAVTTSTIPVAKVVPQPIAHSSSRVQAEYPGERANLIPIPGHRSSPNPVTMETRSDNRPSVPVQFQYFLPAYSSSYPLTHTYTPISSSVSTIRQYPVTPQAPSSALPTQAGVGVATTVHLNHMQLMAVDRIGLPSAQISTQGIQPSPIAAQGIQPAQIGVQGLHTSASITTQGVQPAPIVTQQQPQPQQQQQPQSEAKPGVVLADGFVASPISTTFGTTQPVATMVQAHPQGGGVGGAPTSGPSPRPSILRKKPANDGSVRKNLIPPQSSEHSSGRLDSGVRGAGSPRPAGAKPKAEVHMAVAPPVMATVEALPAQGGEQQASNPQHLTQAIPTMLATPGPVPPSQPSSVLSLPAAMAVTPPVPASMANTVASPTQPAASSTATCAASSTCSDVKIKQEVETMDTSQSGDLVHGASPRKKPRKQQHVISTEESEMVETNSTDEEKAPGRLITGRAERRESPPREYVDEEGVRYVPVRPRPPITLLRHYRNPWKAAYHHFQRYSDIRVKEEKKCTLQDMANQRGVACRAQGWKIHLCAAQLRQLSNLEHDVYSRLSSLQEGLIPKKRAGSDDDLHRINELIQGNMQRCKLVMDQVTEARDTMMKVLDHKEKVLKLLNKNGTLKKSSKLKRKERA
- the sap130a gene encoding histone deacetylase complex subunit SAP130a isoform X2, producing MSSQQFSRHGLPAVSGGAAQIPAAANLVPVNQPSNPPVSVGDGDGHRESDHGQQDHQPIAGGATLAFRDDKQETMVVRPYPQVQVHGQPQAAPQTVSIQPGTPVTLPAPAVHLPQGQPAVLNDGQMKAVLKPPIPSRLIAPAPASNQAHIPKVASHITVTIESTMPTTPSIPVATISGQQGHSSNLHHLMPANIHIIRGPTVPPQPFTSHLPRGAAAAAVMSSSKTVLRPATGASAGPGQPTVQHIIHQTIQSRPAVTTSTAVLPTVVAPISATRTQSPVISPTVTHSEVTHGRPALTIHPPPATVSIQRPQTSRDSATRITLPSHPAIGAQKAQPPHTMAQKPIFSTVTPVAAATVAPIVATNTVPSTTTIGSVPHTQMTSSTIVTMTMASHSSHATAVTTSTIPVAKVVPQPIAHSSSRVQAEYPGERANLIPIPGHRSSPNPVTMETRSDNRPSVPVQFQYFLPAYSSSYPLTHTYTPISSSVSTIRQYPVTPQAPSSALPTQAGVGVATTVHLNHMQLMAVDRIGLPSAQISTQGIQPSPIAAQGIQPAQIGVQGLHTSASITTQGVQPAPIVTQQQPQPQQQQQPQSEAKPGVVLADGFVASPISTTFGTTQPVATMVQAHPQGGGVGGAPTSGPSPRPSILRKKPANDGSVRKNLIPPQSSEHSSGRLDSGVRGAGSPRPAGAKPKAEVHMAVAPPVMATVEALPAQGGEQQASNPQHLTQAIPTMLATPGPVPPSQPSSVLSLPAAMAVTPPVPASMANTVASPTQPAASSTATCAASSTCSDVKIKQEVETMDTSQSDPNVNLSSAPAIPTQANTLNPPGTGDLVHGASPRKKPRKQQHVISTEESEMVETNSTDEEKAPGRLITGRAERRESPPREYVDEEGVRYVPVRPRPPITLLRHYRNPWKAAYHHFQRYSDIRVKEEKKCTLQDMANQRGVACRAQGWKIHLCAAQLRQLSNLEHDVYSRLSSLQEGLIPKKRAGSDDDLHRINELIQGNMQRCKLVMDQVTEARDTMMKVLDHKEKVLKLLNKNGTLKKSSKLKRKERA
- the sap130a gene encoding histone deacetylase complex subunit SAP130a isoform X3: MSSQQFSRHGLPAVSGGAAQIPAAANLVPVNQPSNPPVFTVSVGDGDGHRESDHGQQDHQPIAGGATLAFRDDKQETMVVRPYPQVQVHGQPQAAPQTVSIQPGTPVTLPAPAVHLPQGQPAVLNDGQMKAVLKPPIPSRLIAPAPASNQAHIPKVASHITVTIESTMPTTPSIPVATISGQQGHSSNLHHLMPANIHIIRGPTVPPQPFTSHLPRGAAAAAVMSSSKTVLRPATGASAGPGQPTVQHIIHQTIQSRPAVTTSTAVLPTVVAPISATRTQSPVISPTVTHSEVTHGRPALTIHPPPATVSIQRPQTSRDSATRITLPSHPAIGAQKAQPPHTMAQKPIFSTVTPVAAATVAPIVATNTVPSTTTIGSVPHTQMTSSTIVTMTMASHSSHATAVTTSTIPVAKVVPQPIAHSSSRVQAEYPGERANLIPIPGHRSSPNPVTMETRSDNRPSVPVQFQYFLPAYSSSYPLTHTYTPISSSVSTIRQYPVTPQAPSSALPTQAGVGVATTVHLNHMQLMAVDRIGLPSAQISTQGIQPSPIAAQGIQPAQIGVQGLHTSASITTQGVQPAPIVTQQQPQPQQQQQPQSEAKPGVVLADGFVASPISTTFGTTQPVATMVQAHPQGGGVGGAPTSGPSPRPSILRKKPANDGSVRKNLIPPQSSEHSSGRLDSGVRGAGSPRPAGAKPKAEVHMAVAPPVMATVEALPAQGGEQQASNPQHLTQAIPTMLATPGPVPPSQPSSVLSLPAAMAVTPPVPASMANTVASPTQPAASSTATCAASSTCSDVKIKQEVETMDTSQSAPAIPTQANTLNPPGTGDLVHGASPRKKPRKQQHVISTEESEMVETNSTDEEKAPGRLITGRAERRESPPREYVDEEGVRYVPVRPRPPITLLRHYRNPWKAAYHHFQRYSDIRVKEEKKCTLQDMANQRGVACRAQGWKIHLCAAQLRQLSNLEHDVYSRLSSLQEGLIPKKRAGSDDDLHRINELIQGNMQRCKLVMDQVTEARDTMMKVLDHKEKVLKLLNKNGTLKKSSKLKRKERA